In Chitinophaga sp. HK235, a single window of DNA contains:
- a CDS encoding RHS repeat domain-containing protein, whose amino-acid sequence MKIKSLSYLLVLTFTCHSVNAQIIQSPNTIVLPVPPATNMVFPIGQPVYYKSGAAVEINPEVEVPEGAEVTIEAGTIVGAPADLNRNWLLSIKYDAQGNPWAASKVFYDNNGKLLQTQDRNFTAAKIMASQVVYDALGRAAVNTLAAPILANDFSYVDNFITSGGKPFRYNLFDNAVDNITPGTLGWYYSNNNTLEPYVATTGYPFTRTEFRNDGTGEAKSTAGVGEAFKVGGGHDVRQYSIPALFELYHYFTIRNKYFTNAEMGEMPEKIINKAYQEITRGADGNESIVIKDQSGKVLMTARPGNDMQVAVMAAVVTAPCYFKLYENTRLNWGSITFFDMDRGEVPVSPAADGSLPAGYYKAVSTGPNSAFSYILNLADVSYFYYNQLGQLIASIPPEGVKKLANEGYNNYATKTDIPFISFSEYDLKGRLRAASSKEAGRTEFVYRKDNNLRFAQNAEQRVTGRYSYTNFDGQGRVIETGEFEPAGGVAFNVNGMGIEENITDGGMGAGTKKSWKKAVYDIPVATGLAGYTQEEVYLPGMVSYTENSDGAKSWQNFNEEGLVTWSVQEIPGLGKKTIDYSYDFSGKITKVIFQKNTPAETFVHYYEYNADLQLAAVYTNTADNPSTRKPLANFSYYLHGALKRKELGDKVQGIDYTYTVQGQLKAINNANRDQDPGQDGISGANAGVARDIFGMNIEYFSGDYLRANTNIGSLPIAAGDADDQFNGLVKAAGWHSRKPQSILAVLGPGVENPVMYAYKYDTKQRLNNATWGTPNYAVPGFAQSSLFKEHGLSYDAHGNILSLKRTDNAGALTDNFTYQYPAGSNQLQAVLNGGAPFSNYQYDNIGQLKSESPASSPTRYVKYTPTGLVAGVYADAAFTQPKVTYTYNGKGVRIMKKDFVNNTTTYYVVSLSGNPMAVYNQSGTGTIEQAEIPLYADARVGIFRRGSNLADYEMTDHLGNVRAVIDDNKVVKQYADYYPFGSIARDGGTGDYRYGFQGQNSEKDKETGWNAFSLRMYDSRIGRWLTPDPAGQYASPYVGMGNNPVNKADKDGGLDEWVYANGDFLYDSRVESQADAEYHYGKNAIYMPNGSNYIDFNTGAQLSLRGHGIYWQNGDYHRTLDYALMYGLADAILRPPVVGQIISQGNYIYGMAGTTAGYRAEYNVAKMISEGVRWNPATGSNWQMTGRNANLMSETKLVVSEGVKPVSKLAVFARGVTTASFIVATVSDLYGYYLYKRNPDVGVSGAKLVTNFGFGIAAYTAEGYGWIPSAIYFGVDGFYPDGWGGFSRDYEAHQRANAAIDPTFITAPFGAMKQ is encoded by the coding sequence ATTTTACGGCAGCAAAAATTATGGCCAGCCAGGTAGTGTATGATGCTTTAGGCAGGGCTGCGGTTAATACCCTGGCAGCACCTATCCTGGCGAATGATTTCTCTTATGTGGATAATTTTATCACATCAGGAGGAAAACCCTTCCGGTATAATCTGTTTGATAACGCTGTAGATAACATTACTCCGGGAACATTAGGCTGGTACTATAGCAATAATAATACGCTGGAACCTTATGTGGCTACCACCGGATATCCTTTTACCAGAACAGAGTTCCGCAATGATGGTACAGGAGAGGCAAAAAGCACTGCGGGTGTAGGAGAAGCGTTTAAAGTGGGTGGCGGGCATGATGTCCGTCAGTATAGCATTCCCGCTCTCTTTGAACTATACCATTATTTTACGATAAGGAATAAATATTTCACCAATGCGGAAATGGGTGAGATGCCGGAAAAAATAATTAACAAGGCCTATCAGGAAATTACCAGGGGAGCTGATGGTAATGAAAGTATTGTGATCAAAGACCAGTCCGGTAAAGTATTGATGACAGCCAGGCCCGGTAATGATATGCAGGTGGCAGTCATGGCTGCTGTAGTAACCGCTCCCTGTTACTTTAAATTGTATGAAAATACACGGCTCAACTGGGGATCTATTACTTTCTTCGACATGGACCGTGGAGAAGTACCCGTTTCACCAGCAGCGGATGGCTCCTTGCCTGCTGGTTACTATAAAGCTGTCAGCACAGGACCAAACAGTGCTTTTAGTTATATCTTAAATCTGGCGGATGTCTCCTATTTTTATTACAATCAGCTGGGACAACTGATAGCCAGCATCCCACCGGAAGGCGTTAAGAAACTGGCCAACGAGGGATATAATAACTACGCCACCAAAACAGATATTCCATTTATATCCTTTTCTGAATATGATTTGAAAGGTCGGTTGCGGGCCGCTTCTTCTAAAGAAGCGGGACGTACAGAGTTCGTTTATCGTAAGGATAATAACCTGAGGTTTGCACAGAACGCAGAACAACGGGTAACAGGACGTTATAGTTATACCAACTTCGACGGCCAGGGCAGAGTGATTGAAACCGGAGAGTTTGAGCCGGCGGGTGGAGTCGCTTTTAATGTCAATGGAATGGGCATTGAAGAAAATATTACAGATGGGGGAATGGGTGCCGGAACCAAAAAATCCTGGAAGAAAGCAGTATACGATATTCCGGTAGCAACCGGATTAGCTGGCTATACGCAGGAAGAGGTGTATTTGCCCGGAATGGTGTCATATACAGAAAACTCAGACGGTGCCAAAAGCTGGCAAAATTTTAACGAAGAAGGACTCGTTACCTGGTCGGTGCAGGAGATTCCGGGTCTGGGCAAAAAAACCATTGACTATAGCTATGATTTTTCCGGGAAAATCACCAAGGTAATTTTCCAGAAAAATACACCTGCTGAAACCTTCGTTCACTATTACGAATATAATGCAGACTTGCAGTTAGCTGCGGTATATACCAATACTGCAGACAACCCGTCTACCAGAAAACCACTGGCTAACTTCAGTTATTATCTCCACGGAGCATTAAAACGGAAGGAACTGGGTGACAAAGTACAGGGTATTGATTATACCTATACTGTACAAGGCCAGCTGAAAGCTATTAATAATGCCAACCGCGACCAGGACCCCGGACAGGATGGTATTTCCGGAGCCAACGCCGGTGTGGCCAGAGACATTTTTGGGATGAATATTGAATATTTCAGCGGTGACTATTTACGGGCCAATACCAATATCGGAAGCCTGCCCATCGCTGCTGGTGACGCGGATGACCAGTTTAACGGCCTGGTTAAAGCTGCCGGCTGGCATAGCCGCAAACCCCAGAGCATCCTGGCAGTGCTCGGACCAGGTGTTGAAAATCCTGTGATGTATGCCTATAAATATGATACTAAGCAGCGTTTGAACAATGCTACCTGGGGAACTCCCAACTACGCGGTCCCTGGTTTTGCACAGAGCAGTTTGTTTAAAGAACATGGCTTGAGTTATGATGCTCATGGTAATATCTTATCACTGAAGAGAACAGATAATGCAGGCGCGCTGACAGACAACTTCACCTACCAGTATCCGGCAGGAAGCAATCAACTGCAAGCAGTACTGAATGGAGGAGCCCCTTTCAGCAATTATCAGTATGATAATATTGGCCAGCTTAAATCAGAATCTCCGGCTTCATCACCTACCCGGTACGTAAAATACACGCCTACCGGGCTGGTAGCTGGCGTATATGCTGATGCGGCCTTTACACAGCCCAAGGTCACCTATACCTATAATGGGAAAGGGGTCAGGATTATGAAAAAGGACTTTGTCAATAATACTACCACTTATTATGTAGTAAGTCTCAGTGGCAACCCAATGGCTGTATACAATCAGTCAGGCACCGGTACGATCGAACAGGCAGAAATACCCTTGTATGCAGATGCCCGTGTAGGTATATTCCGCCGCGGCTCCAATCTGGCTGATTATGAGATGACCGACCATCTTGGAAACGTACGTGCAGTAATTGATGATAATAAAGTGGTGAAACAGTATGCTGACTACTATCCCTTTGGTAGTATCGCCCGTGACGGCGGTACCGGTGATTACCGTTATGGTTTTCAGGGACAGAACAGCGAAAAGGATAAGGAAACAGGATGGAATGCTTTCAGCCTGAGGATGTATGACTCCCGTATAGGCCGCTGGCTGACTCCGGATCCTGCCGGGCAGTATGCTTCTCCTTATGTAGGTATGGGTAACAATCCGGTGAACAAAGCTGATAAAGATGGTGGACTGGACGAATGGGTATATGCTAATGGTGATTTCTTATATGACTCCCGTGTTGAGAGTCAGGCAGATGCTGAGTACCATTACGGTAAAAATGCTATCTATATGCCTAATGGTTCAAACTATATTGATTTTAATACCGGCGCACAGCTTTCTCTCCGGGGTCATGGCATATATTGGCAAAATGGAGACTATCACCGCACACTTGACTATGCGCTGATGTATGGTTTAGCAGATGCCATATTAAGACCTCCTGTTGTTGGACAAATTATTTCACAAGGCAATTATATTTATGGAATGGCGGGAACCACGGCTGGGTATAGGGCTGAGTACAATGTAGCCAAAATGATCAGCGAAGGGGTGCGCTGGAACCCTGCTACAGGGTCTAATTGGCAGATGACTGGTAGAAATGCCAATTTAATGAGTGAAACAAAATTGGTGGTTAGTGAAGGGGTAAAACCGGTTTCTAAATTGGCTGTGTTTGCACGTGGCGTCACCACAGCCTCTTTTATAGTTGCTACAGTATCCGATCTGTATGGTTATTATTTGTATAAGAGAAATCCTGACGTTGGAGTTTCAGGGGCGAAATTAGTGACAAATTTCGGATTCGGAATAGCTGCTTATACAGCTGAAGGATATGGATGGATACCTTCTGCAATTTATTTCGGGGTAGATGGTTTTTATCCTGATGGCTGGGGCGGATTTTCCCGTGATTATGAAGCCCATCAACGGGCAAATGCCGCGATAGACCCCACCTTCATCACCGCTCCATTCGGTGCCATGAAACAATAA
- a CDS encoding type II secretion system protein, whose protein sequence is MMNRRLKAFTILELIVVMILTSIIAGIVYMAIGIFNHQYRFFNGSATYMLQYHTCKQQITTDIRNCRTITQAGDSLVLAGDTATTVYYFRGDSLIYRKGYEGTLDSFALHYSGLQWQLIRFRSTDRTLVAGFNVSIWHNNEEYPWFFKKHYDEAILFGMDN, encoded by the coding sequence ATGATGAATCGCCGGTTAAAAGCATTTACCATCCTGGAGCTGATCGTAGTAATGATACTGACAAGTATTATTGCCGGCATTGTATATATGGCCATAGGGATATTTAATCACCAGTACCGCTTTTTTAACGGATCGGCTACATACATGCTACAATACCATACCTGCAAACAGCAAATCACCACGGATATACGAAACTGCAGAACCATAACCCAGGCCGGAGACTCACTGGTGCTGGCCGGTGATACAGCCACCACTGTTTATTATTTCCGCGGTGACAGCCTGATTTATCGCAAAGGTTATGAAGGTACCCTGGACTCTTTTGCACTTCATTATTCCGGACTGCAATGGCAGCTCATTCGTTTCCGCAGTACAGATCGTACGCTGGTAGCGGGTTTTAATGTGTCTATCTGGCATAACAATGAGGAGTATCCCTGGTTTTTTAAAAAACATTATGATGAAGCCATTCTATTTGGAATGGATAATTGA
- a CDS encoding type II secretion system F family protein, translated as MAGLDINKLKTPARTVAAPPGETKEPSIPWWQKDIQLGNGMSDKIKAGFFLQLYTLTEAGVDIRSSLELIVNQQKKKKVRSIFQKIYEDIIGGMSISQSMRAQSCFTDYEVLSIGIGEETGRLAVVFKDLYSFFDRKIKQRRQMVGALTYPMIVVFVAIGAIGFMANFIVPMFADVFKRLGNRDLPAITQLVVSISDGLKKTAWLWMLGFAATAYTGWKYRKTIWFRQYTSRLILKMPVVGSLTLKIHLARMCNSMALLISSRVPVLQAIQLVSQMIQFYPVQTALKEVETGILSGKSLHGCMQQFDIFPPKLIALIKVGEEVNKLGDFFERVNEQFNDEIMHETALIGNFMEPLIIIFLGLVVGVILIAMYLPLFTMGQTF; from the coding sequence ATGGCAGGACTGGATATCAATAAATTAAAAACGCCGGCCCGGACAGTGGCTGCGCCGCCCGGGGAAACGAAGGAACCATCTATTCCCTGGTGGCAGAAGGATATACAATTGGGCAATGGTATGTCTGATAAGATAAAGGCCGGCTTTTTTCTGCAGCTGTATACCCTTACAGAGGCCGGAGTCGATATCCGTTCTTCCCTGGAGCTGATCGTCAATCAACAGAAAAAAAAGAAGGTCAGGTCAATATTCCAAAAAATATATGAAGATATTATCGGTGGTATGTCTATCTCTCAGTCAATGAGAGCACAGTCATGTTTCACGGATTATGAAGTGTTAAGTATCGGTATTGGTGAAGAAACAGGTAGACTGGCCGTTGTCTTTAAGGATCTGTACAGCTTCTTCGACAGAAAGATCAAACAGCGCCGGCAGATGGTAGGGGCGCTCACCTATCCGATGATCGTGGTGTTTGTGGCTATTGGAGCTATTGGGTTTATGGCGAATTTTATCGTGCCGATGTTTGCGGATGTGTTTAAACGGTTAGGTAACAGAGACCTGCCGGCTATAACCCAGCTGGTGGTATCCATTTCCGATGGCCTTAAAAAAACAGCCTGGTTATGGATGCTGGGTTTTGCTGCAACTGCTTATACTGGCTGGAAGTACCGGAAAACCATCTGGTTCAGACAGTACACCTCCCGCCTTATATTGAAAATGCCCGTGGTGGGCAGCCTCACCTTAAAAATCCATCTGGCCAGGATGTGTAATTCCATGGCATTACTGATCAGCTCCCGGGTACCTGTTTTACAGGCTATCCAGCTGGTGAGCCAGATGATACAGTTCTATCCGGTTCAGACGGCATTAAAGGAAGTAGAGACCGGTATCTTATCCGGTAAAAGCCTGCATGGCTGCATGCAGCAGTTTGATATCTTCCCGCCCAAACTGATAGCCCTGATAAAAGTGGGGGAGGAAGTGAACAAACTGGGAGATTTTTTTGAAAGGGTTAATGAGCAGTTTAATGATGAGATCATGCACGAAACAGCCCTGATCGGCAATTTTATGGAACCGCTGATTATTATCTTCCTCGGTTTAGTCGTTGGCGTTATCCTGATTGCTATGTACCTGCCTTTGTTCACAATGGGACAAACTTTCTAG